From Diceros bicornis minor isolate mBicDic1 chromosome 17, mDicBic1.mat.cur, whole genome shotgun sequence, the proteins below share one genomic window:
- the LOC131416513 gene encoding olfactory receptor 6C2-like, whose protein sequence is MRRLSNSVKSVMRNHSAITTFIILGLTNDPQLEMLVFIFLFITYTLSVIGNLTIISLILVDSNLKKAMYFFLQNFSFLEISFTTACVPTYLYIISSGDRTITIKACFSQIFFVVLFAATEFFLLAVMSYDRYVAICKPLHYVTIMNSRVCRNLILSCWVSGLLIILPPLGLSLHLEFCDSVIDHFFCDASPILKNSCSDTWFIEQLVIVCAVLTFILTLVCVVLSYIYIIMTILRLPSVQQRKKAFSTCSSQLIVVSITYGSCIFTYIKPSAKDEVAINKAVFLLTSSVAPLLNPFIYTLRNKQVKRSFHDTLKRFVFHSKKQ, encoded by the coding sequence ATGCGAAGATTGAGCAATAGCGTGAAGTCAGTGATGAGAAACCATTCGGCAATAACGACGTTCATCATACTGGGTTTGACAAATGACCCACAACTAGAGATGTTggtttttatctttctgtttatCACATATACGTTAAGTGTAATTGGGAATCTGACCATAATTTCTCTCATTTTGGTGGATTCTAATTTAAAGAAagctatgtatttttttcttcaaaatttctctttcttagaAATCTCATTCACAACTGCCTGTGTCCCCACATACCTGTACATCATATCAAGCGGGGACAGAACCATCACCATCAAAGCCTGCTTCAGCCAAATATTTTTTGTTGTCCTCTTTGCAGCTACAGAATTTTTCCTCTTGGCTGTGATgtcctatgaccgctatgtggccatctgcaaacccctGCATTACGTGACCATCATGAACAGCAGAGTCTGCAGGAATCTCATCCTCAGTTGTTGGGTATCAGGTCTATTGATTATCCTCCCGCCTCTTGGCCTGAGCCtccatttggaattctgtgactcAGTTATTGACCATTTTTTCTGTGATGCTTCTCCAATCCTGAAGAATTCATGTTCAGATACATGGTTTATAGAGCAGCTGGTTATAGTCTGTGCTGTGTTGACCTTTATATTGACCCTTGTGTGTGTAGTTCTGTCCTACATATATATCATTATGACAATTCTAAGATTACCCTCTGTCCAGCAAAGGAaaaaagccttctccacctgttCTTCACAATTGATTGTGGTTTCCATCACGTATGGCAGCTGCATTTTCACGTATATCAAACCTTCAGCTAAGGATGAAGTGGCCATTAATAAGGCAGTTTTTCTTCTCACCTCATCTGTTGCCCCGTTGTTGAACCCCTTCATTTATACCCTgagaaataaacaagtaaagcGGTCTTTCCACGACACTCTCAAAAGATTTGTATTTCATTCAAAGAAACAGTAG